In one Lolium rigidum isolate FL_2022 chromosome 3, APGP_CSIRO_Lrig_0.1, whole genome shotgun sequence genomic region, the following are encoded:
- the LOC124704003 gene encoding DELLA protein SLN1-like, with translation MKREYQDAGGSSAGAGDMGMSKDKMMLSAPPPQEDEDVDELLAALGYKVRSSDMADVAHKLEQLEMAMGMGGGVPAPDDGFTTHLATETVHYNPTDLSSWVESMLSELNAPPPPLPSAPRLAPASSTVTADAFFDLPPPSIDSSSTSYALRPIPSPPVDLSADSVARDPKRMRTGGSGSSTSSSSSSSSSLGGCVVEAAPPADANANAIALPVVVADTQEAGIRLVHALLACAEAVQQENFPAAEALVKQIPLLAASQGGAMRKVAAYFGEALARRVFRFRPQPDSSHLDAAFADLLHAHFYESCPYLKFAHFTANQAILEAFAGCRRVHVVDFGIKQGMQWPALLQALALRPGGPPSFRLTGVGPPQPDETDALQQVGWKLAQFAHTIGVDFQYRGLVAATLADLEPFMLQPEAEDGPNEEPEVIAVNSVFEMHRLLAQPGALEKVLGTVRAVRPRIVTVVEQEANHNTGSFLDRFTESLHYYSTMFDSLEGAGSAPSEISSGPSAAAAAASPGTDQVMSEVYLGRQICNVVACEGAERTERHETLGQWRGRLGHAGFETVHLGSNAYKQASTLLALFAGGDGYKVDEKEGCLTLGWHTRPLIATSAWRMAGAAAP, from the coding sequence ATGAAGCGTGAGTACCAAGACGCCggcgggagcagcgccggcgccggcgacatgGGCATGTCCAAGGACAAGATGATGctgtccgcgccgccgccgcaggaggacgaggacgtcGACGAGCTCCTCGCCGCGCTCGGCTACAAGGTGCGCTCCTCCGACATGGCCGACGTCGCGCACAAGCTGGAGCAGCTCGAGATGGCCATGGGCATGGGAGGCGGCGTGCCCGCCCCCGACGACGGCTTCACCACGCACCTCGCCACCGAGACCGTCCACTACAACCCCACCGACCTCTCCTCCTGGGTCGAGAGCATGCTCTCCGAGCTCAACGCGCCGCCTCCACCGCTCCCGTCCGCCCCCAGGCTCGCGCccgcctcctccaccgtcacGGCCGACGCCTTCTTCGACCTCCCGCCCCCATCCATCGACTCCTCCAGCACCTCCTACGCGCTCAGGCCGATCCCTTCCCCGCCCGTCGACCTCTCCGCCGACTCCGTGGCGCGGGACCCCAAGCGGATGCgcaccggcggcagcggcagcagcacctcctcctcctcatcctcatcatcctccctcgGCGGCTGCGTCGTCGAGGCCGCTCCACCTGCCgacgccaacgccaacgccatcgcGCTCCCCGTCGTGGTGGCCGACACGCAGGAGGCCGGGATCCGGCTGGTGCACGCGCTGCTGGCGTGCGCCGAGGCCGTGCAGCAGGAGAACTTCCCGGCCGCCGAGGCCCTCGTCAAACAAATccccctcctcgccgcctcccaGGGCGGCGCCATGCGCAAGGTCGCCGCCTACTTCGGGGAGGCGCTCGCCCGCCGCGTGTTCCGCTTCCGCCCGCAGCCCGACAGCTCCCACCTCGACGCCGCCTTCGCCGACCTCCTCCACGCCCACTTCTACGAGTCCTGCCCCTACCTCAAGTTCGCGCACTTCACCGCCAACCAGGCCATCCTCGAGGCCTTCGCCGGCTGCCGCCGCGTCCACGTCGTCGACTTCGGGATCAAGCAGGGCATGCAGTGGCCGGCCCTCCTCCAGGCCCTCGCGCTCCGCCCCGGCGGCCCGCCCTCGTTCCGCCTCACGGGCGTCGGCCCCCCGCAGCCCGACGAGACCGACGCGCTGCAGCAGGTCGGGTGGAAGCTGGCCCAGTTCGCGCACACCATCGGCGTCGACTTCCAGTACCGCGGCCTCGTCGCCGCCACGCTCGCCGACCTCGAGCCCTTCATGCTGCAGCCGGAGGCCGAGGACGGGCCCAACGAGGAGCCCGAGGTCATCGCCGTCAACTCCGTCTTCGAGATGCACCGCCTCCTCGCGCAGCCCGGCGCCCTCGAGAAGGTCCTGGGCACCGTCCGCGCCGTGCGCCCGAGGATCGTCACCGTCGTGGAGCAGGAGGCCAACCACAACACCGGCTCCTTCCTCGACCGCTTCACCGAGTCCCTGCACTACTACTCCACCATGTTCGACTCCCTGGAGGGCGCCGGCTCCGCCCCGTCCGAAATCTCATCTgggccttccgccgccgccgccgccgcttcccctGGCACGGACCAGGTCATGTCCGAGGTGTACCTCGGCCGGCAGATCTGCAATGTCGTGGCCTGCGAGGGCGCCGAGCGCACGGAGCGCCACGAGACGCTGGGCCAGTGGCGCGGCCGCCTCGGCCACGCCGGCTTCGAGACCGTCCACCTCGGCTCCAACGCCTACAAGCAGGCCAGCACGCTGCTCGCGCtcttcgccggcggcgacggctacAAGGTGGACGAGAAGGAAGGCTGCCTCACGCTCGGCTGGCACACGCGCCCGCTCATCGCCACCTCCGCGTGGCGcatggccggcgccgccgcgccatgA